From Camelina sativa cultivar DH55 chromosome 7, Cs, whole genome shotgun sequence, one genomic window encodes:
- the LOC104700243 gene encoding uncharacterized protein LOC104700243 — translation MDFSPINCLIFDLDDTLYPLKTGLAPAVKKNIDDFLVEKFGFPESKASSLRVELFKTYGSTLAGLRALGHDVHPDEYHSFVHGRLPYGSIEPNSKLRNLLNKIKQRKIIFTNSDRNHAVTVLKKLGLEDCFEEMICFETMNPNLFGSGSTTARSDEHPVVLKPSLAAMDICIRVANVDPRRTVFLDDNIHNITAGKSVGLRTILVGRAEKTKDADYAVETVTEIATEVPEIWTTAKASKGGYDAGGERIRRSKSELEGMASITAVGA, via the exons ATGGATTTCTCTCCGATCAACTGCCTCATTTTCG ACTTGGATGACACATTATACCCTCTGAAAACTGGATTGGCGCCAGCTGTCAAGAAAAATATTGATG ATTTTCTAGTGGAGAAATTTGGATTCCCAGAAAGTAAAGCTTCAAGTTTGAGAGTTGAGCTCTTCAAGACGTATGGAAGTACTCTTGCGGGTCTCAGG gCGTTAGGTCATGATGTGCATCCTGATGAATATCACAG tttcgTGCACGGAAGATTACCATATGGCTCGATCGAACCAAACAGCAAGCTACGTAACCTtctgaacaaaatcaaacagagGAAAATT ATTTTTACGAATTCGGACAGGAACCATGCGGTCACGGTTCTGAAGAAACTGGGGTTAGAAGATTGTTTTGAAGAGATGATTTGTTTCGAAACAATGAACCCGAATTTATTCGGATCCGGATCAACAACAGCACGATCCGATGAACACCCCGTCGTTCTTAAGCCTTCGTTGGCCGCTATGGATATTTGTATTCGTGTAGCCAACGTTGACCCTCGCCGAACAGTGTTTTTGGATGATAATATCCACAATATTACCGCGGGTAAATCTGTCGGGCTCCGCACAATcctg GTGGGGAGAGCAGAAAAGACGAAAGATGCGGATTACGCGGTGGAGACGGTAACTGAGATAGCTACAGAAGTGCCGGAGATTTGGACGACGGCAAAAGCTAGTAAGGGCGGGTATGACGCCGGGGGTGAGAGGATCAGAAGGAGCAAGAGTGAGCTGGAGGGTATGGCTTCAATCACAGCCGTCGGTGCTTGA
- the LOC104704288 gene encoding ABC transporter F family member 4-like: MAVHYERVNNREEEKSKEKIERNSNTKQQSKNASKKDGANERVNKREEEKSEEQIEKNASENASKKDDANERVNNREEEKSEEQIEKNASENASKKDDANERVNNREEEKSEEQIEKNASENASKKDDANERVNNREEEKSEEQIEKNASENASKKDDANERVNNREEEKSEEQIEKNASENASKKDDANERVNNREEEKSEEQIEKNASENASKKDDANERVNNREEEKSEEQIERNSNKEQQSKELQREQTEWTRTDVN; the protein is encoded by the coding sequence ATGGCAGTACATTATGAGAGAGTTAATAATAGAGAGGAGGAGAAATCAAAGGAGAAAATTGAGAGGAATTCTAACACAAAACAGCAATCAAAGAATGCGTCAAAGAAGGATGGTGCTAATGAGAGAGTTAataagagagaggaggagaaatCAGAGGAGCAAATTGAGAAGAATGCTAGTGAGAATGCGTCAAAGAAGGATGATGCTAATGAGAGAGTTAATAACAGAGAGGAGGAGAAATCAGAGGAGCAAATTGAGAAGAATGCTAGTGAGAATGCGTCAAAGAAGGATGATGCTAATGAGAGAGTTAATAACAGAGAGGAGGAGAAATCAGAGGAGCAAATTGAGAAGAATGCTAGTGAGAATGCGTCAAAGAAGGATGATGCTAATGAGAGAGTTAATAACAGAGAGGAGGAGAAATCAGAGGAGCAAATTGAGAAGAATGCTAGTGAGAATGCGTCAAAGAAGGATGATGCTAATGAGAGAGTTAATAACAGAGAGGAGGAGAAATCAGAGGAGCAAATTGAGAAGAATGCTAGTGAGAATGCGTCAAAGAAGGATGATGCTAATGAGAGAGTTAATAACAGAGAGGAGGAGAAATCAGAGGAGCAAATTGAGAAGAATGCTAGTGAGAATGCGTCAAAGAAGGATGATGCTAATGAGAGAGTTAATAACAGAGAGGAGGAGAAATCAGAGGAGCAAATTGAGAGGAATTCTAACAAAGAACAGCAATCAAAGGAGCTACAGCGGGAACAGACGGAATGGACGAGAACGGACGTGAACTGA